From Lolium perenne isolate Kyuss_39 chromosome 5, Kyuss_2.0, whole genome shotgun sequence, a single genomic window includes:
- the LOC127302712 gene encoding beta-galactosidase 12, producing MTAAAAVLLLAAAALLAGAASGSKWTFTKKGSVVTYDERSLLIDGRRDLFFSGAIHYPRSPPEMWPKLLKIAKEGGLNCIETYTFWNAHEPEPGKYNFEGRNDMIKFLKLVQDNNMYAVIRIGPFIQAEWNHGGLPYWLREIPHIIFRANNEPYKREMEKFVRFIVQKLKDADMFASQGGPVILAQIENEYGNIKKDHITDGDKYLEWAAQMALSTNTGVPWIMCKQTSAPGEVIPTCNGRHCGDTWTLRDKNKPRLWTENWTAQFRAFGDQLAVRSAEDIAYAVLRFFAKGGTLVNYYMYYGGTNFGRTGASYVLTGYYDEGPLDEYGMQKEPKFGHLRDLHNIIRSYQKAFLEGKQSFELLAHGYEAHNFELPEEKLCLAFISNNNTGEDGTVNFRGEKYYIPSRSVSILADCKHVVYNTKRVFVQHSERSFHTADPSTKNSVWEMYSEPIPRYKQTNLRTKEPMEQYNLTKDNSDYLWYTTSFRLEADDLPFRGDIRPVVQVKSSAHALMGFVNYAFAGSARGSKKDKGFMFEKPIDLKIGVNHLALLSSSMGMKDSGGELVELKGGIQDCRIQGLNTGTLDLQVNGWGHKVKLDGEEKGIYTEKGMGAVKWKPLENGHAVSWYKRYFDEPDGEDPVVLDMTSMSKGMIFVNGEGMGRYWTSFRTIAGVPSQALYHIPRPFLKSKNNLLVVFEEEIGKPDGILIQTVRRDDICVHISEHNPAQIKTWDTDGGQIKLIAEDHSTRGILTCPPKKKIQEVVFASFGNPDGTCGNFTAGTCHTPNAKDIVTKECIGKKSCVLPVDHRVYGADINCPTTTATLAVQVRCHNKGDSE from the exons atgaccgccgccgccgcggtgctcctgctggccgccgccgcgctcctcGCGGGCGCGGCGTCGGGGTCCAAGTGGACCTTCACTAAGAAGGGCAGCGTCGTCACCTACGACGAGCGCTCCCTGCTCATCGACGGCAGGAGGGacctcttcttctccggcgccatcCACTACCCGCGGAGCCCGCCCGAGATGTGGCCCAAGCTCCTCAAGATCGCCAAGGAAGGCGGCCTCAACTGCATCGAGACCTACACCTTCTGGAACGCACACGAGCCCGAGCCCGGCAAG TACAACTTCGAAGGCCGCAACGACATGATCAAGTTCCTCAAGCTGGTCCAGGACAACAACATGTACGCCGTCATCCGCATCGGGCCCTTCATCCAGGCAGAATGGAACCACGG TGGCTTGCCTTACTGGCTTAGGGAGATTCCGCACATAATATTCCGTGCCAACAACGAGCCATACAAG AGAGAAATGGAGAAGTTTGTGAGATTCATAGTGCAGAAGTTGAAGGATGCGGATATGTTCGCGTCTCAAGGAGGACCCGTCATCCTAGCCCAG ATCGAGAATGAGTATGGGAATATTAAAAAGGATCATATAACAGATGGCGACAAGTACCTCGAGTGGGCTGCTCAAATGGCTCTTAGCACCAACACTGGAGTCCCGTGGATAATGTGCAAGCAAACTTCCGCTCCTGGTGAAGTG ATTCCTACTTGCAACGGAAGGCACTGTGGGGACACATGGACACTGCGTGACAAAAATAAACCTCGCCTTTGGACTGAGAATTGGACTGCACA GTTCAGAGCATTTGGTGATCAATTAGCTGTACGTTCAGCTGAGGACATTGCATATGCTGTGTTACGCTTTTTTGCCAAAGGCGGGACATTGGTAAACTACTACATG TATTATGGTGGAACAAATTTTGGTAGGACAGGTGCTTCCTATGTTTTGACTGGATATTATGATGAAGGCCCCCTTGATGAATACG GTATGCAGAAGGAGCCCAAATTTGGGCATCTCAGGGACTTGCACAATATAATCAGGTCATACCAGAAAGCTTTCCTTGAGGGGAAACAATCATTCGAGCTATTGGCTCATGGGTATGAG GCACATAACTTCGAGTTGCCTGAGGAAAAATTGTGCTTGGCTTTCATCTCCAACAACAATACAGGGGAGGATGGAACTGTGAATTTCCGAGGTGAGAAGTACTACATACCGAGCCGctccgtctccatccttgcagacTGCAAGCATGTGGTGTACAACACAAAGAGA GTGTTTGTTCAACACAGTGAAAGGTCATTCCACACAGCAGACCCGTCGACCAAGAACAGTGTTTGGGAGATGTACTCAGAGCCGATTCCGAGGTATAAGCAAACTAATCTCAGGACAAAGGAACCCATGGAGCAGTATAACCTGACCAAGGACAATAGTGACTATTTGTGGTACACCACAAG CTTTCGCTTGGAGGCAGACGATCTGCCGTTTAGGGGTGACATCCGTCCTGTGGTTCAGGTCAAAAGCAGTGCACATGCATTGATGGGATTTGTCAATTATGCCTTCGCAG GGAGTGCTCGTGGAAGCAAGAAAGACAAGGGCTTCATGTTCGAAAAGCCCATTGATCTAAAAATAGGTGTCAACCATCTTGCACTGCTAtcatcatccatgggaatgaag GACAGTGGTGGCGAACTTGTTGAATTAAAGGGTGGCATTCAGGATTGCAGAATACAGGGTCTCAATACTGGGACATTGGATTTGCAAGTCAATGGCTGGGGCCATAAG GTCAAACTGGACGGTGAGGAGAAGGGGATTTACACGGAGAAAGGCATGGGGGCTGTTAAGTGGAAGCCTCTCGAGAATGGACATGCTGTCTCCTGGTACAAG AGATACTTTGACGAGCCAGACGGAGAGGACCCAGTTGTTCTTGACATGACTTCTATGAGCAAGGGTATGATCTTCGTGAACGGCGAAGGCATGGGTCGCTACTGGACCTCATTCAGAACTATTGCCGGAGTACCTTCCCAGGCACT GTACCATATTCCACGGCCATTCTTGAAATCTAAGAACAACCTCTTAGTTGTATTTGAGGAGGAGATTGGCAAGCCAGATGGCATCCTCATCCAGACAGTGAGGAGAGATGACATATGCGTGCACATCTCGGAACACAACCCTGCACAGATCAAGACGTGGGACACTGATGGAGGCCAGATCAAGCTCATAGCTGAAGACCACAGCACCCGGGGCATCTTGACCTGCCCCCCGAAGAAGAAGATCCAGGAGGTCGTCTTTGCCAGCTTCGGCAACCCGGACGGCACGTGCGGCAACTTCACTGCAGGCACCTGTCACACTCCCAATGCAAAGGATATCGTGACGAAG GAATGCATCGGCAAAAAGTCGTGTGTGCTGCCAGTGGACCACAGGGTGTACGGTGCGGACATCAACTGCCCCACGACGACAGCCACGCTGGCGGTGCAAGTGAGGTGCCACAATAAGGGTGATTCAGAATAA